From a region of the Tateyamaria omphalii genome:
- a CDS encoding TRAP transporter large permease — MGIAVLLGAFAFCVVIGTPVAFALGISAIVAFWFEGLPLMIGFQRIISGINVFALMAIPFFIFAGELMFHGGIAMRLVRFAQAAVGAVRGGLGIVNVFSSMLFGGISGSAIADISALGSILVPVMKEKGYDADYAVNVTVTSSIAGIIIPPSHNMIIFAIAAGGGISISKLFLAGVVPGILMCACLAAAAYVVAVKRGYSAEKFPGWTALFIAFLGAIPGLLTAVIIVGGVLSGVFTVTESGAFGAIYAFVVTLLVYRSITLDKFKTAVVQSVRTTAMVMILIACAGAFAYMLTFYSVPAKTVDLLTGLTENPILILLMINLVLLILGMIMDMAALILICTPIFLPVANSLGIDPLQFGMILLVNLGLGLCTPPVGSCLFVGCAVGKLPMETAVRTIWPFYIAILVALMLITFVPAISLTLPSLIGG, encoded by the coding sequence ATGGGAATTGCCGTCCTTCTGGGGGCCTTTGCCTTCTGCGTTGTGATTGGAACGCCTGTTGCCTTCGCGCTTGGCATCTCGGCCATCGTGGCCTTCTGGTTCGAAGGACTGCCGTTGATGATCGGTTTCCAGCGGATCATCAGCGGTATCAACGTGTTCGCGCTCATGGCGATCCCGTTCTTTATCTTTGCGGGAGAGTTGATGTTCCATGGCGGGATCGCCATGCGCCTTGTTCGATTCGCTCAAGCAGCGGTTGGGGCCGTACGGGGCGGTCTGGGCATCGTGAACGTGTTTTCCTCCATGCTGTTTGGCGGCATCTCCGGCTCTGCCATCGCAGACATCTCGGCCCTCGGTTCCATCCTCGTCCCGGTGATGAAGGAAAAGGGGTATGATGCGGACTACGCAGTCAACGTCACTGTGACGTCTTCGATCGCGGGCATCATCATTCCGCCCAGCCACAACATGATCATCTTTGCGATTGCTGCGGGCGGTGGGATTTCAATCTCCAAGCTGTTTCTGGCCGGCGTCGTGCCCGGCATTCTGATGTGCGCGTGCCTTGCAGCGGCGGCTTACGTTGTTGCTGTAAAGCGCGGCTACAGCGCCGAGAAGTTTCCGGGTTGGACGGCCCTTTTCATCGCCTTTCTTGGTGCGATACCGGGGCTTCTGACGGCGGTAATTATTGTTGGTGGGGTCCTGTCGGGCGTGTTCACAGTGACGGAGTCCGGTGCCTTCGGCGCAATCTATGCCTTTGTGGTGACCTTGCTGGTCTACCGGTCCATCACCCTTGACAAGTTCAAGACGGCGGTCGTGCAATCGGTCCGTACGACAGCGATGGTCATGATCCTGATCGCCTGCGCGGGCGCCTTTGCGTATATGCTGACTTTCTACAGCGTTCCCGCCAAGACGGTGGACCTGCTGACGGGGCTGACGGAAAACCCCATTCTCATCCTGTTGATGATCAATCTGGTCCTGCTGATCCTTGGCATGATCATGGACATGGCGGCCCTCATCCTGATCTGTACGCCTATCTTTCTGCCCGTGGCCAACAGCCTTGGCATCGACCCATTGCAATTCGGTATGATCCTACTAGTCAACCTGGGCCTTGGACTGTGCACTCCGCCTGTGGGATCATGTCTGTTCGTTGGATGTGCGGTTGGGAAACTGCCGATGGAGACGGCGGTCAGGACAATCTGGCCGTTCTACATCGCGATCCTTGTTGCTTTGATGCTGATCACATTCGTTCCAGCGATCTCACTGACGTTGCCGTCGCTTATCGGTGGGTAG
- a CDS encoding TRAP transporter small permease, translated as MSDVLHKSTRLRRMSTALDAIALICKIVTGIALVVLTVIFGWLVFGRYVLNATPTWVEQVALLLVMLIAFLGAAVGVHEHTHLSVSILRSSVPRRVRSVLVVMSDIAMAGFGGLMLWYGWQLTLFKWGSLIPLIQVPEGLRSLPLTVGGALILLFSLGHLIRLFLGADERSDSIE; from the coding sequence ATGAGCGACGTATTGCACAAATCGACACGTTTGCGGCGTATGTCCACGGCGCTCGATGCGATTGCGCTAATATGCAAGATCGTGACAGGCATCGCGCTGGTGGTGCTGACCGTCATTTTCGGGTGGCTTGTGTTCGGCCGTTACGTGCTGAACGCGACACCGACCTGGGTGGAACAGGTGGCGCTTTTGCTGGTCATGCTGATCGCGTTTCTTGGTGCCGCGGTTGGCGTGCACGAGCACACGCATTTGTCGGTGTCCATCCTGCGCAGTTCGGTCCCACGCCGCGTGCGGTCCGTCCTGGTTGTGATGTCGGACATTGCGATGGCGGGATTTGGTGGGCTGATGCTCTGGTATGGGTGGCAGCTGACACTCTTCAAATGGGGATCGCTGATTCCACTCATCCAAGTGCCCGAGGGGTTGCGCTCGTTGCCATTGACGGTCGGGGGCGCCTTGATCCTGCTTTTTTCACTTGGCCATCTCATCCGCCTGTTTCTGGGTGCGGACGAACGCAGCGACAGCATCGAATAG
- a CDS encoding TRAP transporter substrate-binding protein: MFQNITKSLVGAAAVAVMAVTANAADWRGWNIHTDGYPNTIAMDKFAELLAEKTGGEVTLQMFHGGTLGSQPDAVEQVRAGALEVGNFNLGPIGPIVAEANVVSLPFIFKDVPHMFRVLESEGGAAIAEGMAAKGLKPLAWYDAGARSFYNGEKPINTPADVEGMKVRVMNNDLFTGMIAELGGNPSPMAFAEVYQALKTGVVDGAENNWPSYESTGHFEVAGYYSLSQHLIIPECICVNTAAFDALSADMQAAVTEAAQESAILQRELWAAREAASREAVEAGGVVVNEVADKGPFQDAMAPVYEAYFETNPSLRSLVELIQATE; the protein is encoded by the coding sequence ATGTTCCAGAATATCACGAAATCATTGGTCGGCGCGGCAGCAGTCGCAGTTATGGCCGTCACCGCAAATGCAGCGGATTGGCGCGGATGGAATATCCATACAGACGGGTATCCAAACACGATTGCGATGGACAAGTTCGCCGAACTTCTAGCGGAAAAAACCGGCGGCGAGGTTACGCTGCAAATGTTCCACGGCGGAACCTTGGGCAGCCAGCCCGACGCCGTTGAGCAGGTGCGCGCCGGTGCGCTTGAGGTGGGCAATTTCAACCTTGGTCCCATCGGCCCGATCGTCGCGGAAGCCAACGTTGTCTCGTTGCCCTTCATTTTCAAGGACGTACCCCACATGTTCCGGGTGCTTGAAAGCGAGGGCGGTGCGGCCATTGCCGAAGGCATGGCTGCCAAGGGGCTAAAGCCGCTGGCCTGGTATGACGCGGGCGCACGGTCATTCTACAACGGTGAAAAGCCGATCAACACACCTGCCGATGTCGAAGGCATGAAGGTCCGGGTCATGAACAACGACCTGTTCACCGGGATGATCGCGGAACTGGGAGGCAATCCGTCACCGATGGCCTTTGCCGAAGTGTATCAAGCGCTGAAAACCGGCGTTGTGGATGGCGCCGAAAACAACTGGCCGTCTTACGAATCCACCGGCCATTTCGAGGTTGCCGGTTACTACTCGCTGTCTCAGCACCTGATCATTCCCGAGTGCATCTGCGTCAACACAGCTGCATTCGACGCTCTGTCTGCTGACATGCAAGCCGCCGTTACCGAGGCCGCACAGGAGTCGGCGATCCTGCAGCGGGAGTTGTGGGCCGCGCGTGAGGCGGCAAGCCGCGAAGCCGTCGAAGCCGGTGGCGTGGTCGTGAACGAAGTCGCGGACAAGGGGCCGTTCCAGGACGCGATGGCACCCGTTTACGAGGCTTACTTCGAGACCAATCCGAGCCTGCGCTCTTTGGTCGAGTTGATCCAGGCAACTGAATAG
- a CDS encoding redoxin domain-containing protein, which produces MTAKPRVGEPVAPMDFLTVNSGKISIGQAKDRWTMLFVYRGRHCPRCKRFLNKLDKMLSDWTAIMDVVVVSADTAEKAQQDKDEFGWTFDLAYGLTEAQMRSLGLYVSDPLSEAETSDRFAEPGAFGIRPDGTLMLVDISNGPAARPDLAELLDGMAFNIENDRPVRGIA; this is translated from the coding sequence ATGACCGCTAAGCCACGTGTCGGGGAACCCGTCGCGCCCATGGATTTTCTGACCGTGAATTCCGGTAAGATTTCCATTGGCCAAGCCAAGGACCGCTGGACCATGCTGTTTGTCTATCGCGGTCGGCATTGCCCACGGTGCAAGAGGTTCCTGAACAAGCTCGATAAAATGCTCAGCGACTGGACCGCAATCATGGATGTCGTTGTCGTGTCTGCTGACACAGCGGAAAAGGCGCAGCAGGACAAGGATGAGTTCGGATGGACGTTCGACCTGGCCTACGGTCTGACCGAGGCGCAGATGCGGTCACTTGGGCTCTACGTGTCGGACCCCCTGTCCGAGGCGGAGACATCGGACCGTTTTGCAGAACCGGGTGCCTTCGGCATTCGGCCAGATGGTACGCTGATGCTGGTCGATATCTCCAACGGCCCTGCTGCCCGTCCCGATCTTGCTGAGCTGTTGGACGGGATGGCGTTCAATATCGAAAATGATCGCCCCGTGCGGGGCATAGCGTAA
- a CDS encoding GntR family transcriptional regulator produces the protein MAQATQIGARRTSVDDIYAYLYEEIAALRLRPGDKISEADIATKFGVSRQPVRDAFNRLATLDLLLIRPQRATEVKRFSMREIVKSRFVRLSVEKEVLQRAAAQCDADDAAQLDAALEEQERSVRDRDVDRFNALDYEFHKLICQIARSEFAFDVILSEKSKVDRLCTLSLSKGDRMPELVEDHRAIATAIRTHDAACAMKAGVHHLSRLDETIDQIWETNADYFTPEDT, from the coding sequence ATGGCTCAGGCAACTCAAATAGGTGCGCGGCGCACCAGCGTTGATGATATCTATGCCTATCTTTACGAAGAGATTGCTGCACTGCGCCTGCGTCCCGGCGACAAGATTTCCGAGGCGGACATCGCCACAAAGTTTGGAGTGTCCCGCCAACCTGTGCGGGACGCATTCAACCGGTTGGCGACGCTGGATCTGTTGCTGATCCGCCCGCAACGCGCCACCGAAGTGAAACGCTTTTCCATGCGCGAGATTGTCAAATCGCGGTTTGTTCGGCTGTCGGTTGAGAAAGAGGTTCTGCAGCGGGCTGCCGCGCAGTGTGACGCAGATGATGCCGCACAGCTCGATGCCGCGCTGGAAGAGCAGGAGCGGTCCGTTCGGGATCGCGACGTCGACCGTTTCAATGCGCTGGACTATGAGTTTCACAAACTGATCTGCCAGATTGCGCGGTCCGAATTCGCCTTTGACGTCATCCTGTCGGAAAAATCGAAAGTGGACCGTCTATGCACGCTCAGCCTGTCCAAAGGGGATCGCATGCCTGAACTGGTCGAAGATCATCGCGCCATCGCAACAGCGATCCGAACTCACGACGCGGCCTGCGCGATGAAGGCCGGTGTCCACCACCTGTCGCGGCTGGACGAGACCATCGACCAGATTTGGGAAACGAACGCGGATTATTTTACGCCCGAAGATACCTGA